The window AGGACAAGAGTCTAAACCCAAAATAAAGTTGTAACAGGCCTGACCCGAGTTTTTATGGTAAAAGATCAAAATGCTCAGATTTTTCAAAACAATTACGCTTCATGCCATTCTCTTCTTCATACAACCCCCCCGATCTGGTTCTCTGCAAATTTTATCCTCTCTCTCTCTCTCNNNNNNNNNNNNNNNNNNNNTCTCTCTCTCTCTCTCTCTCTCTCTCTCTCTCTCTCTCTCTCTCTCTCCTTTGCGACGGCGACGACAACAGCAGTGAATCGATGACAAGATTGACGACATCGATGAATTGATGATGGTGACGTCGGTGAATCGACAACGAGAGCGGAGGTGATTCGACGACAACAACTGTGATAGGACAACGGCGGTGGCGCCTCGAAGAGGACGACGACGGCTGAGGAAATTTGGACGCCAATTGGATGCTTTTCTGGGCAAAGGTTTCAATCAATTTGGATCAGAATGGCGTTGGGGGTATTAGCTTCGTATTTGGAAGTGAAGAAAAACAGAGGCATGAGCTTGGTGGGATTTGGAGTGGGTTTGTGAGATCAAATGAGTTCGATTGATTTCAAGGGCAGATTTTGTTATATGTGGTCAGATTTGGAAATTGCTTGTTATCTTTAATTAGAATTTGATTTGGGATTTAATTTGCTTGTTATCTTTGGAATTTGTGTTCTAGGAAGAAGTTGGGGGGAGTGGTGTGAGCAATGTTGCTAGTGGTAATGGTGGTTTTAGGATTAGGATTGTGGCCGGATTAGTGTTATTATGTCTGGGAATTGATAGTAGCATCTTCGACAGTAGCAGCATGCTAGCATCGACAGTAGCAGCGCGTTAGCATCATAGGGTCGGCAGTAGCAGTGTGCTAGCATAAGGGTCGGCAGTAGTAGCGCGCTAGCAATCAGAGAATAGTTGGAAAAATATTGCAATAGCACCGGCAGTAGCACCTTTTGATCGACAGTAGCACATTCTATTGGCAGTAACAGTATAATATGTAGTGAAGGGTATTCTGGTAAAATTATAGTGACAGATGGCATGTGTACATTAAATTGTCTTAATTTGTTAATTTTTGTCCTTAACTGTATAAGATAATGTGTAAAGGATGTATTTGTAAAGTAAAATTTAGTTAGTAACTAATATGTAATTTACTATAAATATTATTATGAGGTGACAGTCATAAGCACACCAGCAGTTTCCCGGTTTAATGAGCGGCGGAGTAAAACCCTAAACCCCCAAATTGAAGTCAAAACCCAAATTCCAGCTCTGATTGAAGCTTCAGCAATTGGGTATTTGGTGAAGCCGACCCAGAGATACCAACTTCTATTTGGTGAGTACTCCCTTCCTTCCTTATCTTTCAATCTTTTGCTCCCATTATGTTTGGTGTTTACTGTAAAAGAATGCAACTTCTAGTCCCAAATTCACTTAGCCATTTCCATTTCTTTCAAAAGCTACCTCCTTTAAGCAGACCATACTCATCACTATTAGAATCTGATGATGATAAACCCCAAGATCACTATTTTACTGTTTCATACCTCATCAACTCACTTGGGTTTTCCCCAAAACTAGCTCTCTCTTTGTCCAAGACCCATAAGCTTCGGCTTAAATCTCCAGAAAGACCAGACTCGGTTATTAGGCTTCTCAAACACTATGGTTTCAGTGATACCCAGATACCCGAAATTGTTAAGAAACAACCATCCTTGCTTTTATGCAATGCTGAGAAGATTCTTGCGCCCAAACTCCAGTTTTTGGGCTCTATTGGACTTTCAGCCACCACCATTGCTGAGGTCATGAATTACAACCAACGCATTTTGGCTCAAAGCTTGGAGAGAAGTCTCAAACCGTGCTATGACATTATCAAAAGTGTCCCCATCCCCGACGACATGGTGGCTGTTTTCTTTAAGAACTCAAGGCGAGCAATGGGGGTCAAATTACTAAGCAATCTTCCTCCTAATATTTCAGTTCTTAGGGAAATTCAGGTCCCGGAATCGGCCATCTTATTTTGTGTGACCTATCATCCTCTTGTGTTGGCCCCTAATACTAGCAAGCTTAGGGAAAGTGTAAACAAGATCATTAATATTGGAATTCTGCCTTCGAGTTTTACTTTCATGAAGGCGCTACAAGTGGTCTCTCAGATGGATGAATCAAAGTGGGCACAAAAGAAGGAGTTCTATAAGAAGTGTGGTTGGACTGAAGAAGATTTTCTGTTTGCATTTAGAAAGAACCCCTTGTTTATGAGCTTGTCAGAGAAGAACAGTTCAAGTAAAATGGAGTTTCTTGTGAACGAAATGGGTTGGCGGTCTGCAGATGTGGCTGAATATCCGGATATTCTTACTCATAGTTTGGAAAAGTCTATCATTCCTAGGTGTTCAGTTATTAGAGTTCTTCAATACAAGGGTTTGATCAAAAAGGGAGAACGTTCTCTATCCACCATGCTGATAAACAGTAAGAAGCGCTTCCATGATAGGTTTGTGAGCAAATATCAGGAGCGAGCACCTGAACTGTTGAGTATTATTCAAGGGAAAATGTCTCTTGCAGAATTTGGTCTAGGATTTGAGGAAAGAGGTGGAGTGAAACAATTGTAGGATGAAACTTTGTGAATCTCATTATACTTTCATTATTACGAGTATCAGAACGACTACTTGTACTGCCATAGCTGTCAATTATTTTGCTACTTTGAGTATTACTATAGCATTTCTTTTACTTTTTTTTTTTCAGTCTTTTAGGCAATGAGTTTTTGCCCACAAAAGATGTACTTTTGAGCTTGAAGTTGGTAACACATTCATTTCTAATGCAATCTCATGACATCTTAAGGTTCCATGCATATAATCTATGACTCAATCGGATCGGTTGTGGCCAGAGCTCCTTTTCTTACAGGATAGAAACTTGCATCGCTATCAGATTTTGATTCGTTTGTATAAGCTCTGAGATTGGCACTGATTCCAATTTACAATACAGTGTAAGGAGCTAGCCTTCTCAACAGTACATAACTTGTTTACATTTATCTGTGCTTAGGGTGGAATTTAAGTGTATGAAAGCTGAATAGTTTGAGTTCGCATCAACATGTTGGTTGATTTTGCAATGTCCCAACTACCAAGTTGATGTTGCTATCTGTTTAGTGTACTTTTGGGGTACGGTGTGGAAAACTTGGGGCACTTCTGAATATTTACCTATCTGAATTATTGAATCGATTTAGTTCTGTAAGTTTAGGGAATCTTTACTTTTGTTAAACAGTTCCATGTTTCTCCAATACGAATGGTAATATTGGTATCAACAATTTGATTTTTTTGATTTTGATTTTTGATATAGACATGAGGGAGTATCAATATGTTAATCCTCATTGTTAGCCTCACTCTGGTCAGGATATTGTTAGCATCATTTGTTCATACAAGTGTGGATATGAACATTTTCTTAATTTCAATTTATCAGAAGACAGGTGAAGCAAGCCGAACTCGAAGAAAAAGATATTCATTTTTTTCTGGATTAAAGAAAATTTCATTCAATAAACTGCAATTACAAAACAGTCATAGCACCCAACAAGGGATTACAACTACGAGCAAATAACTCTAGCCTCAAACTACTTGTCCTCACTCCGAAGAGGAGAGACTGACATGTCAATGGATCTAATAGAAATCGAAATTTCATTTACATAGCACAACTGAAATTTTGATACTTTCCTCGAAATTTCGCTAAAAATTTCCTTTTTTTCACATGGCAATATATCTTTCTCATACCAATTGATTCTCGTCTGATATTTTTGATATTTCCTAAAATTTCGGGATATTTTATGAAATTACTACACGACATATTCAAGATTTGAGGAAATATTCTGAGAATATTCTTGTCTCACTCTATTTGCCTGCCACGTGCTCCTTCTTTCCACTTAGAATTCAATTCAAAAAGCTAGGGAAACCGCCTTATCCAACCCTATAATGGGTTGCAGATAGAGAAATTTTTAAATGCTACGGGAGGACCACGTGGCAGTCTGACGTGGTCCTACGTTCCAATCAAATTTAAACATGTGGATTTTTTACAACTAAAATATAAACAAATATTTTCTATTTTTTGTGAAATGACATTCATGGGTATTTAGCAAGTTCAAACTAGGGTCTAGGGTATAGGGTTTAAAATTTAGGGTTAGAGTTTAGGGTATAGGGTTTAGGGTTTAGGGTATAGGGTTTAGGGTATAGGGTTTAGGGTTTAGGGTTTGGGGTTTAGGGCTTAGGGTTTAGTATTAAAAAAACAACAGAAAACCTAAAATGGTCTTTGACAAAATAGCTGAAATAATTTTTCGTGAAGAAAATCTACATGTCTAAATTCGATTGGAAAGTAGGACCACGTCAGACTGCCACGTGGTCCTCCCGTAGCACTGAAAAATTTCTCNNNNNNNNNNNNNNNNNNNNNNNNNNNNNNNNNNNNNNNNNNNNNNNNNNNNNNNNNNNNNNNNNNNNNNNNNNNNNNNNNNNNNNNNNNNNNNNNNNNNNNNNNNNNNNNNNNNNNNNNNNNNNNNNNNNNNNNNNNNNNNNNNNNNNNNNNNNNNNNNNNNNNNNNNNNNNNNNNNNNNNNNNNNNNNNNNNNNNNNNNNNNNNNNNNNNNNNNNNNNNNNNNNNNNNNNNNNNNNNNNNNNNNNNNNNNNNNNNNNNNNNNNNNNNNNNNNNNNNNNNNNNNNNNNNNNNNNNNNNNNNNNNNNNNNNNNNNNNNNNNNNNNNNNNNNNNNNNNNNNNNNNNNNNNNNNNNNNNNNNNNNNNNNNNNNNNNNNNNNNNNNNNNNNNNNNNNNNNNNNNNNNNNNNNNNNNNNNNNNNNNNNNNNNNNNNNNNNNNNNNNNNNNNNNNNNNNNNNNNNNNNNNNNNNNNNNNNNNNNNNNNNNNNNNNNNNNNNNNNNNNNNNNNNNNNNNNNNNNNNNNNNNNNNNNNNNNNNNNNNNNNNNNNNNNNNNNNNNNNNNNNNNNNNNNNNNNNNNNNNNNNNNNNNNNNNNNNNNNNNNNNNNNNNNNNNNNNNNNNNNNNNNNNNNNNNNNNNNNNNNNNNNNNNNNNNNNNNNNNNNNNNNNNNNNNNNNNNNNNNNNNNNNNNNNNNNNNNNNNNNNNNNNNNNNNNNNNNNNNNNNNNNNNNNNNNNNNNNNNNNNNNNNNNNNNNNNNNNNNNNNNNNNNNNNNNNNNNNNNNNNNNNNNNNNNNNNNNNNNNNNNNNNNNNNNNNNNNNNNNNNNNNNNNNNNNNNNNNNNNNNNNNNNNNNNNNNNNNNNNNNNNNNNNNNNNNNNNNNNNNNNNNNNNNNNNNNNNNNNNNNNNNNNNNNNNNNNNNNNNNNNNNNNNNNNNNNNNNNNNNNNNNNNNNNNNNNNNNNNNNNNNNNNNNNNNNNNNNNNNNNNNNNNNNNNNNNNNNNNNNNNNNNNNNNNNNNNNNNNNNNNNNNNNNNNNNNNNNNNNNNNNNNNNNNNNNNNNNNNNNNNNNNNNNNNNNNNNNNNNNNNNNNNNNNNNNNNNNNNNNNNNNNNNNNNNNNNNNNNNNNNNNNNNNNNNNNNNNNNNNNNNNNNNNNNNNNNNNNNNNNNNNNNNNNNNNNNNNNNNNNNNNNNNNNNNNNNNNNNNNNNNNNNNNNNNNNNNNNNNNNNNNNNNNNNNNNNNNNNNNNNNNNNNNNNNNNNNNNNNNNNNNNNNNNNNNNNNNNNNNNNNNNNNNNNNNNNNNNNNNNNNNNNNNNNNNNNNNNNNNNNNNNNNNNNNNNNNNNNNNNNNNNNNNNNNNNNNNNNNNNNNNNNNNNNNNNNNNNNNNNNNNNNNNNNNNNNNNNNNNNNNNNNNNNNNNNNNNNNNNNNNNNNNNNNNNNNNNNNNNNNNNNNNNNNNNNNNNNNNNNNNNNNNNNNNNNNNNNNNNNNNNNNNNNNNNNNNNNNNNNNNNNNNNNNNNNNNNNNNNNNNNNNNNNNNNNNNNNNNNNNNNNNNNNNNNNNNNNNNNNNNNNNNNNNNNNNNNNNNNNNNNNNNNNNNNNNNNNNNNNNNNNNNNNNNNNNNNNNNNNNNNNNNNNNNNNNNNNNNNNNNNNNNNNNNNNNNNNNNNNNNNNNNNNNNNNNNNN of the Fragaria vesca subsp. vesca linkage group LG6, FraVesHawaii_1.0, whole genome shotgun sequence genome contains:
- the LOC101301996 gene encoding uncharacterized protein LOC101301996, giving the protein MQLLVPNSLSHFHFFQKLPPLSRPYSSLLESDDDKPQDHYFTVSYLINSLGFSPKLALSLSKTHKLRLKSPERPDSVIRLLKHYGFSDTQIPEIVKKQPSLLLCNAEKILAPKLQFLGSIGLSATTIAEVMNYNQRILAQSLERSLKPCYDIIKSVPIPDDMVAVFFKNSRRAMGVKLLSNLPPNISVLREIQVPESAILFCVTYHPLVLAPNTSKLRESVNKIINIGILPSSFTFMKALQVVSQMDESKWAQKKEFYKKCGWTEEDFLFAFRKNPLFMSLSEKNSSSKMEFLVNEMGWRSADVAEYPDILTHSLEKSIIPRCSVIRVLQYKGLIKKGERSLSTMLINSKKRFHDRFVSKYQERAPELLSIIQGKMSLAEFGLGFEERGGVKQL